A section of the Jannaschia sp. S6380 genome encodes:
- a CDS encoding TerC family protein: protein MLDLLASPEAWAAFAALVTLEIVLGIDNLIFISIVAGKLPEGSRDKARKIGIALALVLRLVLLAGIAWIVGLTAPVIDLGIEGTPGLHGEPSFETAFSWRDLILIAGGLFLTWKATSEIREKLNPGETATGKPRGASAAFGTVLIQIILLDLVFSVDSILTAVGMTDELPIMVAAVVVAVGVMFAASGPVMRFVADNPSVIMLALAFLLMIGMVLIADGFGRHVPKGYIYSAMAFAALVESLNLLARRRNRRLQGKTTQAS from the coding sequence ATGCTCGACCTCCTCGCCAGCCCCGAAGCCTGGGCCGCCTTTGCCGCGCTCGTGACCCTGGAAATCGTCCTTGGGATCGACAACCTGATCTTCATCTCAATTGTCGCCGGCAAGCTGCCGGAAGGGTCGCGCGACAAGGCCCGCAAGATCGGAATCGCCTTGGCCCTCGTGCTGCGCCTCGTCCTTCTGGCGGGCATTGCGTGGATTGTCGGGCTGACCGCCCCGGTGATCGACCTCGGCATCGAAGGCACGCCCGGCCTGCACGGCGAGCCCAGCTTCGAGACCGCGTTCAGCTGGCGCGATCTGATCCTGATCGCCGGCGGGCTGTTCCTGACATGGAAGGCCACCAGCGAAATCCGCGAGAAGCTGAACCCCGGAGAGACCGCGACCGGTAAGCCCCGCGGCGCCAGTGCGGCCTTCGGCACCGTTCTGATCCAGATCATCCTGCTGGATCTCGTGTTCTCCGTCGACTCGATCCTGACCGCCGTCGGCATGACGGATGAACTGCCGATCATGGTGGCCGCGGTCGTGGTGGCCGTCGGCGTCATGTTCGCCGCGTCCGGCCCGGTCATGCGCTTCGTCGCCGATAACCCGAGTGTCATCATGCTGGCCCTCGCCTTCCTGCTGATGATTGGGATGGTCCTGATCGCGGACGGGTTCGGGCGCCACGTGCCCAAGGGCTACATCTATTCGGCCATGGCCTTCGCGGCCCTGGTGGAGAGCCTGAACCTGTTGGCCCGCCGCCGG
- a CDS encoding SGNH/GDSL hydrolase family protein, translated as MRPFILLPLILTACAAAGPRSDDAILAIGDSVMAWNGARGIPEALEAAIDRPVTDASQSLAQLTNPNDLAGLAGFDISEQFRGDGWDWVVITGGGNDIRDACRTPAEAQVLDTIISPDLDGDLPDLIARIRATGANAAFVGYYDGAAAEPTGFTPCQPAFDRMNARLARLAARDPGFLFLDAGDVIDPRDTGLYAPDLVHPSPRGSALIGTALARAIRAVEAGG; from the coding sequence ATGCGCCCTTTCATCCTTCTGCCGCTGATCCTGACCGCCTGCGCCGCGGCCGGCCCCAGATCCGACGACGCGATCCTCGCCATCGGCGACAGCGTGATGGCCTGGAACGGTGCGCGCGGCATCCCCGAGGCGCTGGAAGCCGCGATCGACCGTCCGGTGACCGACGCGTCGCAATCGCTGGCGCAACTCACCAATCCGAACGACCTCGCGGGTCTGGCCGGCTTCGACATCTCGGAGCAGTTCCGCGGCGACGGCTGGGACTGGGTGGTGATAACCGGCGGTGGCAACGACATCCGTGACGCTTGCCGCACACCGGCCGAGGCGCAGGTGCTGGACACCATCATCTCGCCCGACCTGGACGGCGACCTGCCGGACCTGATCGCCCGCATCCGGGCCACCGGGGCCAATGCCGCGTTCGTGGGATACTACGACGGGGCGGCGGCGGAACCGACGGGCTTCACCCCCTGCCAGCCGGCCTTCGACAGGATGAACGCGCGCCTGGCGCGTCTTGCCGCGCGCGATCCGGGTTTCCTGTTCCTCGACGCGGGCGATGTGATCGACCCGCGCGACACCGGCCTCTACGCGCCCGACCTCGTTCACCCCAGCCCGCGCGGGTCCGCGCTGATCGGCACGGCGCTGGCCCGCGCCATACGCGCCGTCGAGGCCGGAGGCTGA